The following proteins come from a genomic window of Aequorivita marisscotiae:
- a CDS encoding formimidoylglutamase codes for MSVLKIYSEKDISSFLRKRKGETKFGEKINFVKTLEDLKNHSAKYVLFGIPEDIGVRANYGIPGTSKAWEAALGSLLNIQHNHLTNAENVILLGEIDCETQMKQADNISKQEPHAVEKLGELVTQIDHKVSEVVKKVIAAGKFPIIIGGGHNNSFGNLKGTSEALKKPINCINFDAHTDFRALEHRHSGNGFSYAFVDGFLEKYFIFGLHGNYTSEAVFNSIEKNSERVKFNLFEDISVKQKQSFSEAMQEAENFCCNENFGIELDMDAIEMMGSSAITPSGFTLTEARKFIHYFSKNKNARYLHICEGSPTAAIFPNQVGKAIGYLVSDIVAH; via the coding sequence ATGAGTGTTTTAAAAATTTATTCCGAAAAAGATATTTCTTCATTTCTAAGAAAAAGAAAAGGAGAGACAAAGTTTGGCGAAAAAATAAACTTTGTTAAAACGCTCGAAGATTTAAAGAACCATTCCGCAAAATATGTGCTTTTTGGAATTCCAGAAGATATTGGCGTTCGTGCCAATTACGGCATACCGGGAACTTCAAAAGCTTGGGAAGCGGCTTTGGGAAGTCTTTTGAATATTCAACACAACCATTTAACAAATGCTGAAAACGTGATTCTTTTGGGCGAAATTGATTGCGAAACCCAAATGAAACAGGCTGACAACATTTCAAAACAAGAACCCCATGCCGTTGAAAAACTTGGCGAACTCGTTACCCAAATAGACCATAAAGTTTCCGAAGTTGTAAAAAAAGTTATTGCAGCTGGCAAGTTTCCAATCATCATTGGCGGCGGCCATAACAATAGTTTTGGAAATTTAAAAGGCACTTCTGAAGCATTGAAAAAACCAATTAATTGCATCAATTTTGATGCGCATACAGATTTTCGAGCCTTGGAACACAGGCATAGCGGCAATGGGTTTTCGTATGCTTTTGTGGACGGTTTTTTAGAAAAATATTTCATCTTCGGACTTCATGGAAATTATACTTCGGAGGCAGTATTCAATTCAATTGAAAAGAATTCCGAAAGGGTAAAATTCAATCTTTTTGAGGATATTTCAGTAAAACAAAAGCAATCCTTTTCCGAAGCAATGCAAGAAGCCGAAAATTTCTGCTGTAACGAAAACTTTGGTATAGAGCTGGATATGGACGCCATAGAAATGATGGGCAGTAGCGCCATTACGCCCAGCGGATTTACTTTAACGGAAGCTCGAAAATTTATTCACTATTTTTCGAAAAACAAAAACGCACGTTATCTTCATATTTGCGAGGGTTCGCCCACAGCGGCTATTTTTCCGAATCAAGTTGGGAAGGCTATTGGGTATTTGGTGAGCGATATTGTAGCCCATTAA
- the hutI gene encoding imidazolonepropionase — MKLLLTNIKELLQVRENCPEKVSGLEMKNLPTLKNAWVFINHGIIEDYGTMDEMGPHQGFKTLNCSGKTVLPAWCDSHSHIVYAGNREQEFVDRINGLSYQEIAENGGGIVNSAKKLQNTSEEELYHQSAARLEEVMRLGTGAIEIKSGYGLTTDAELKMLRVAKKLAEEYPISIKTTFLGAHAIPTEYKGNKDGYLDLLCDEMMPKVAAEKLAEYIDIFCEEGYFSVADMERILSEGKKYNLIPKVHVNQFNSIGGIASAVKYQALSVDHLEVMTDEDIAALQNSRTMPVALPSCSYFLSIPYAPGRKMIDTGLPLALATDYNPGSTPSGNMNFVVATACIKMRLTPEEAINAATINGAYAMGLSKTHGSITKGKKANLIITKPVPSYGYLPYAFGSNLIDSVIIDGKEVK, encoded by the coding sequence ATGAAACTACTACTCACAAACATAAAAGAATTGCTTCAAGTACGCGAAAACTGCCCCGAAAAGGTAAGCGGTTTAGAAATGAAAAATCTCCCGACATTAAAAAACGCTTGGGTTTTCATAAATCACGGCATAATTGAAGATTATGGAACCATGGACGAAATGGGACCACATCAAGGTTTTAAAACTTTAAATTGCAGCGGAAAAACAGTACTTCCGGCCTGGTGCGATAGCCATAGCCATATTGTGTATGCCGGCAATAGAGAACAGGAATTTGTAGATAGAATTAACGGACTAAGCTATCAGGAAATTGCCGAAAATGGCGGGGGTATTGTAAACAGCGCAAAAAAATTGCAAAATACTTCGGAGGAAGAACTCTATCACCAATCGGCAGCACGTTTAGAAGAAGTGATGCGCCTTGGTACGGGAGCCATAGAAATAAAAAGTGGTTACGGATTAACCACGGACGCCGAACTAAAAATGCTCCGCGTTGCAAAAAAGCTTGCCGAAGAATATCCCATTTCAATTAAAACCACATTTTTGGGCGCACACGCTATTCCCACCGAATACAAGGGCAATAAAGACGGATATTTAGATTTACTGTGCGACGAAATGATGCCCAAAGTAGCCGCAGAAAAGTTGGCGGAATACATAGATATATTCTGCGAAGAAGGGTATTTTTCAGTAGCAGATATGGAGCGTATTCTTTCCGAAGGAAAAAAATACAACCTTATCCCCAAAGTACATGTAAATCAGTTTAACAGTATTGGGGGAATTGCTTCAGCAGTAAAATATCAAGCTTTAAGCGTTGACCATTTAGAAGTTATGACCGATGAAGATATTGCTGCGCTCCAAAACTCCAGAACCATGCCGGTGGCACTTCCCTCCTGCTCGTATTTTTTAAGCATCCCATACGCCCCGGGCCGGAAAATGATTGATACGGGATTGCCATTAGCGCTTGCAACCGATTACAATCCGGGTTCCACCCCCAGCGGAAATATGAATTTTGTGGTAGCCACAGCTTGTATAAAAATGCGCTTAACTCCCGAAGAAGCCATAAACGCCGCTACCATCAACGGAGCTTATGCAATGGGCCTGAGCAAAACCCACGGCAGCATTACCAAAGGTAAAAAAGCAAACCTCATCATTACAAAACCAGTACCATCGTACGGATATTTGCCCTACGCATTTGGCAGTAATTTAATTGATTCAGTAATTATAGATGGAAAGGAAGTAAAATGA